One Acidimicrobiales bacterium DNA window includes the following coding sequences:
- a CDS encoding Zn-dependent alcohol dehydrogenase, translated as MVKAAVLAGVGQPLEIRDDIEIEAPHAGEVKIKMGAAGVCHSDLSMQNGTMFPNCPIVLGHEGAGVVEEVGEGVTSVKPGDHVVVSWIPQCGECFFCQRDEGYLCENAGAALASGGLLDGTPRFTSQGAPLHQMAAAGTFSEYSIIPAIGAVKIDDDIPMTIAALIGCGVLTGVGAALNTADIKEGDTVAVVGCGGVGLNVIQGARIAGAKEIIAVDMNDTKLEMAKKFGATQTVNASEGDPVSKVMGMTGERGADVAFEVIGLQQTIDQVIAMTRRGGEAVLVGVPKMDAMVTIPAFLGFVLQSKTIKGCWYGSSNTHTDVTRMVELYRSGQLMLDELISSTISLEDVNDAFETMGKGEIARQVIAY; from the coding sequence ATGGTCAAGGCCGCAGTGCTGGCAGGGGTCGGGCAGCCGCTCGAGATCCGGGACGACATCGAGATCGAGGCGCCGCACGCCGGTGAGGTCAAGATCAAGATGGGCGCCGCCGGCGTCTGCCACTCCGACCTCTCCATGCAGAACGGCACCATGTTCCCCAACTGCCCCATCGTCCTCGGCCACGAGGGCGCCGGCGTGGTGGAGGAGGTCGGCGAGGGCGTCACCAGCGTGAAGCCCGGCGACCACGTGGTGGTGTCGTGGATCCCCCAGTGCGGTGAGTGCTTCTTCTGCCAGCGCGACGAGGGCTACCTGTGCGAGAACGCCGGCGCCGCCCTGGCCTCCGGCGGCCTGCTCGACGGCACGCCCCGCTTCACCTCCCAGGGCGCCCCGCTGCACCAGATGGCGGCGGCTGGCACCTTCTCGGAGTACTCCATCATCCCCGCCATCGGTGCGGTGAAGATCGACGACGACATCCCGATGACCATCGCCGCCCTCATCGGCTGCGGCGTGCTCACCGGCGTGGGCGCCGCCCTCAACACCGCCGACATCAAGGAAGGCGACACCGTCGCCGTCGTCGGCTGCGGTGGTGTGGGCCTCAACGTGATCCAGGGTGCCCGCATCGCCGGTGCCAAGGAGATCATCGCCGTCGACATGAACGACACCAAGCTGGAGATGGCCAAGAAGTTCGGTGCCACCCAGACCGTCAACGCCAGCGAGGGCGACCCCGTGAGCAAGGTCATGGGCATGACCGGCGAGCGCGGCGCCGACGTGGCCTTCGAGGTCATCGGCCTGCAGCAGACCATCGACCAGGTCATCGCCATGACCCGCCGTGGTGGCGAGGCCGTGCTGGTGGGCGTCCCCAAGATGGACGCCATGGTCACCATCCCCGCCTTCCTCGGCTTCGTGCTCCAGTCGAAGACGATCAAGGGCTGCTGGTACGGGTCGTCCAACACCCACACCGATGTCACCCGCATGGTCGAGCTCTACCGATCGGGTCAGCTCATGCTCGACGAGCTCATCTCCTCGACCATCTCGCTCGAGGACGTCAACGACGCCTTCGAGACCATGGGCAAGGGTGAGATCGCCCGCCAGGTGATCGCCTACTAG
- a CDS encoding TetR/AcrR family transcriptional regulator gives MSLRLPAAARRRQLLDHALEVFAERGFHSTSMNDVAEAAGVTKPVLYQHFGSKRDLYLKLLDDVGGQLQEQILLATAAAESPRGQVEAGFAAYFRFVVEHRSAFSLLFGSDNRFDVEFAGTVRRVESAIAEAVAGLIEADLDHEHRRTLAYGVVGLAEVTSRHRIADGVELDPGRLARQIADLAWAGLRGVRRLE, from the coding sequence ATGAGCCTCCGCCTCCCCGCTGCCGCCCGGCGCCGCCAGCTCCTCGACCACGCCCTCGAGGTGTTCGCCGAGCGGGGGTTCCACTCCACGTCGATGAACGACGTGGCCGAGGCCGCCGGCGTGACCAAACCGGTGCTCTACCAGCACTTCGGCTCGAAGCGCGACCTCTACCTCAAGCTGCTCGACGACGTGGGCGGCCAGCTCCAGGAGCAGATCCTCCTCGCCACCGCCGCCGCCGAGAGCCCGCGCGGCCAGGTCGAGGCCGGATTCGCGGCGTACTTCCGGTTCGTGGTCGAGCACCGGAGCGCCTTCTCGCTGCTGTTCGGCAGCGACAACCGCTTCGACGTCGAGTTCGCCGGCACCGTGCGGCGGGTGGAGTCGGCCATCGCCGAGGCCGTCGCTGGGCTGATCGAGGCCGACCTCGACCACGAGCACCGGCGCACCCTCGCCTACGGCGTGGTGGGCCTCGCCGAGGTCACCAGCCGCCACCGCATCGCCGACGGCGTCGAGCTCGACCCGGGCCGCCTGGCCCGCCAGATCGCCGACCTGGCCTGGGCCGGCCTGCGAGGCGTCCGCCGCCTCGAGTGA
- a CDS encoding PD-(D/E)XK nuclease family protein, with translation MVVEAPEHLSPSSIGSFRTCPLAWRLDYLERLERVGSLDASIGTFVHAVAERLCNLPAEERTLDAARAAATAAWSLHVDDDEWRALAVDTAEIPGVKRRAWKAVQRWFALEDPREIDVTGTELWVRGEVEGVALRGIVDRLDATADGGLTVTDYKTGQKPGVAYQDDRLLGVWIYAILLGQEPPVEGRRVTAVRHLYLGQRAGEVVRSVTPEALASATEVVVATARSISGCCETGEFEATPSVLCDWCSFKPSCPAHGGDLDALLATAPRRPPKPETTTLAV, from the coding sequence ATGGTCGTGGAGGCACCCGAGCACCTGTCGCCGTCGAGCATCGGCTCGTTCCGCACGTGCCCCCTCGCCTGGCGGCTCGACTACCTCGAGCGCCTCGAGCGGGTCGGCAGCCTCGACGCGTCCATCGGCACCTTCGTCCACGCCGTGGCCGAGCGCCTCTGCAACCTCCCGGCCGAGGAGCGCACCCTCGACGCCGCCCGGGCCGCCGCCACCGCGGCCTGGTCGCTCCACGTCGACGACGACGAGTGGCGGGCCCTGGCCGTCGACACCGCGGAGATCCCCGGCGTGAAGCGCCGGGCCTGGAAGGCGGTGCAGCGCTGGTTCGCCCTGGAGGACCCGCGTGAGATCGACGTCACCGGCACCGAGCTGTGGGTGCGCGGCGAGGTCGAGGGGGTGGCGCTGCGGGGCATCGTCGACCGCCTCGACGCCACCGCCGACGGCGGCCTGACCGTCACCGACTACAAGACTGGTCAGAAGCCGGGCGTCGCCTACCAGGACGACCGCCTCCTCGGGGTGTGGATCTACGCCATCCTGCTGGGCCAGGAGCCCCCGGTCGAGGGTCGACGGGTCACCGCCGTGCGCCACCTCTACCTCGGACAGCGGGCCGGCGAGGTCGTCCGATCCGTCACCCCCGAGGCGCTGGCGTCGGCCACCGAGGTCGTCGTCGCCACCGCCCGGTCGATCTCCGGCTGCTGCGAGACCGGCGAGTTCGAGGCCACCCCCAGCGTGTTGTGCGACTGGTGCTCGTTCAAGCCGTCGTGCCCCGCCCACGGCGGCGACCTCGACGCCCTCCTCGCCACCGCCCCCCGCCGCCCACCCAAGCCCGAGACCACCACACTGGCCGTCTAG
- a CDS encoding glycosyltransferase family 2 protein: MPEDPSPVLSVVVPCFNEEATVAACLKRVLASPWTREVVVIDDGSTDATLARIEAVDDERLRVLRQPVNRGKGAALRRGFAETTSPFVIVQDADLEYDPADYDQLLGPLVDGSADVVFGSRFVSDRPHRVLYFWHYVGNRALTLLSNAFTNLNLSDMETCYKAFRREVLEGITLEEERFGIEPELAAKVAGAGWRIYEVGISYSGRTYEEGKKIGWRDGVHALTCIVRYSKPVQRLRGTLHRRSA, encoded by the coding sequence GTGCCCGAGGACCCCTCCCCCGTCCTGTCGGTCGTGGTGCCGTGCTTCAACGAGGAGGCCACCGTGGCCGCGTGCCTCAAGCGGGTGCTGGCCTCCCCCTGGACCCGCGAGGTGGTGGTCATCGACGACGGCTCGACCGACGCCACCCTCGCCCGGATCGAGGCGGTCGACGACGAGAGGCTGCGGGTCCTCCGCCAGCCCGTCAACCGCGGCAAGGGAGCGGCCCTGCGCCGGGGCTTCGCCGAGACGACCTCGCCCTTCGTCATCGTGCAGGACGCCGACCTCGAGTACGACCCCGCCGACTACGACCAGCTGCTCGGCCCGCTCGTCGACGGCAGCGCCGACGTGGTGTTCGGCTCGCGGTTCGTGTCCGACCGGCCCCACCGGGTCCTCTACTTCTGGCACTACGTGGGCAACCGGGCACTCACCCTCCTCTCCAACGCCTTCACCAACCTGAATCTCTCCGACATGGAGACCTGCTACAAGGCCTTCCGGCGAGAGGTGCTCGAGGGGATCACCCTCGAGGAGGAGCGCTTCGGGATCGAGCCGGAGCTCGCCGCCAAGGTCGCCGGCGCCGGCTGGCGGATCTATGAGGTCGGCATCTCCTACAGCGGGCGCACCTACGAGGAGGGCAAGAAGATCGGCTGGCGCGACGGCGTGCACGCCCTCACGTGCATCGTCCGCTACTCGAAGCCCGTACAGCGCCTTCGGGGCACGCTCCACCGACGCTCGGCCTGA
- a CDS encoding acyl-CoA dehydrogenase family protein — MTMNVKPIPTLDERINDIRGRTAKIVNEWIVPNESTLWASRRTEDVDDATRAEARKLREEIKSEVRKDGLWAPHLPQEYGGMGLDFLAHAYMNEVLAYAIGAASLFGVVAPNSGNQKILVKYGTEDQKRKWLLPLIEGEMESGFSMTEPHNAGSDPRSITTSAVRDGDDWVINGHKWFTSNGIAADFFIVMVRVHDDSPDAATKPGQMAQIIVPTSNPGVEIVRGIGIWGRPTSDHCEVRYHDVRVPAENILGAVGQGHEAAQERLGAGRVFHCMNSIGQMWRAFDLMVERTLTREVHGGLQKDKQFIQGFIADSYIDIQAARLMTIHAAEKVDAGMKEARTDISAIKVFVPEAYTRVVDRAIQVWGAAGVSNDLPLAGMYQGARTLRLADGPDEVHKILIAKNVIGRYERGESWDFGN; from the coding sequence ATGACGATGAACGTCAAGCCCATCCCCACCCTCGACGAGCGGATCAACGACATCCGCGGCCGTACGGCAAAGATCGTCAACGAGTGGATCGTGCCCAACGAGTCGACGCTGTGGGCCTCCCGCCGGACCGAGGACGTCGACGACGCGACCAGGGCCGAAGCGCGCAAGCTCCGCGAGGAGATCAAGTCCGAGGTCCGCAAGGACGGCCTGTGGGCCCCGCACCTGCCCCAGGAGTACGGGGGCATGGGCCTCGACTTCCTGGCCCACGCCTACATGAACGAGGTGCTCGCCTACGCCATCGGCGCGGCGTCGCTCTTCGGTGTGGTCGCCCCCAACTCCGGCAACCAGAAGATCCTCGTCAAGTACGGCACCGAGGACCAGAAGCGCAAGTGGCTCTTACCGCTCATCGAGGGCGAGATGGAGTCCGGGTTCTCGATGACCGAGCCGCACAACGCCGGCTCCGACCCCCGCTCGATCACCACCTCCGCCGTGCGCGACGGCGACGACTGGGTGATCAACGGCCACAAGTGGTTCACCTCCAACGGCATCGCCGCCGACTTCTTCATCGTGATGGTTCGGGTCCACGACGACTCGCCCGACGCCGCCACCAAGCCCGGACAGATGGCCCAGATCATCGTCCCCACCTCCAACCCCGGCGTGGAGATCGTGCGCGGCATCGGCATCTGGGGCCGGCCCACCTCCGACCACTGCGAGGTGCGCTACCACGACGTGCGGGTGCCGGCCGAGAACATCCTCGGCGCCGTCGGCCAGGGCCATGAGGCGGCCCAGGAGCGTCTCGGCGCCGGCCGCGTCTTCCACTGCATGAACTCGATCGGCCAGATGTGGCGGGCGTTCGACCTCATGGTCGAGCGCACCCTCACCCGCGAGGTCCACGGCGGCCTGCAGAAGGACAAGCAGTTCATCCAGGGCTTCATCGCCGACAGCTACATCGACATCCAGGCGGCGCGGCTCATGACCATCCACGCCGCCGAGAAGGTCGACGCGGGCATGAAGGAGGCACGGACCGACATCTCCGCCATCAAGGTCTTCGTGCCCGAGGCCTACACCCGCGTGGTCGACCGGGCCATCCAGGTCTGGGGTGCCGCCGGGGTGTCCAACGACCTGCCGTTGGCCGGGATGTACCAGGGCGCGCGCACCCTGCGCCTGGCCGACGGGCCCGACGAGGTCCACAAGATCCTCATCGCCAAGAACGTGATCGGCCGCTACGAGCGCGGCGAGAGCTGGGACTTCGGCAACTGA
- a CDS encoding amidohydrolase family protein, translated as MPYVEGRVVHDADSHIFEPPGYAEHYADPGLRARLTEALGPIVGDQSELFDAALAKQDDPEFRAHDAEEVLLRKNFVALGAVRNADRPAALDHLGFASQLVFTTTYLGALNRLDHGDDGELAYGLATAHNRGMVDFCSADRRLLPVAYVPFTDIDGAARCAAEAIEMGAAALMIASAPPRRHSPSHVGFDRVWAQAEEAGVPIVLHVGGEKPMDPVYKENGLPPVPDFHGGDANFTSVSYMAIPYSPMQTLSVLIVDGVLDRFPGLRIGVIELGASWVPGWMRSMDSAAEAFRRNEERLQRLSARPSEIVRRQIRVTPYPHEDAGWIVEHTGPEVAMFSSDYPHVEGGRNPMKRFTASLEGRSDAERDAFYRDNFADLMGPTLDRVGISAPV; from the coding sequence ATGCCGTACGTGGAGGGACGAGTCGTCCACGATGCCGACTCGCACATCTTCGAGCCGCCCGGTTACGCCGAGCACTACGCCGACCCGGGCCTGCGGGCCCGCCTGACCGAGGCCCTCGGCCCGATCGTCGGCGACCAGTCGGAGCTCTTCGACGCCGCCCTGGCCAAGCAGGACGACCCCGAGTTCCGGGCGCACGACGCCGAGGAGGTGCTCCTGCGCAAGAACTTCGTGGCGCTGGGCGCGGTGCGCAACGCCGACCGGCCCGCCGCCCTCGACCACCTCGGATTCGCCAGCCAGCTGGTGTTCACCACCACCTACCTCGGGGCGCTCAACCGCCTCGACCACGGCGACGACGGCGAGCTGGCCTACGGCCTGGCCACCGCCCACAACCGGGGGATGGTCGACTTCTGCAGCGCCGACCGGCGCCTCCTGCCGGTGGCGTACGTCCCGTTCACCGACATCGACGGTGCCGCCCGCTGCGCGGCCGAAGCCATCGAGATGGGCGCGGCAGCGCTGATGATCGCCTCGGCACCGCCTCGCCGGCACTCCCCCAGCCACGTCGGCTTCGACCGCGTGTGGGCCCAGGCCGAGGAGGCCGGGGTGCCGATCGTGCTCCACGTTGGCGGGGAGAAGCCGATGGACCCCGTGTACAAGGAGAACGGGCTGCCCCCGGTCCCCGACTTCCACGGCGGTGACGCCAACTTCACCTCGGTCTCGTACATGGCCATCCCCTACTCCCCGATGCAGACGCTGTCGGTCCTCATCGTCGACGGGGTCCTCGACCGGTTCCCGGGACTGCGCATCGGTGTCATCGAGCTCGGCGCCAGCTGGGTACCCGGGTGGATGCGGTCCATGGACTCCGCCGCCGAGGCCTTCCGTCGCAACGAGGAGCGGTTGCAGCGCCTGAGCGCGCGCCCGAGCGAGATCGTCCGCCGCCAGATCCGGGTGACGCCCTACCCCCACGAGGATGCCGGCTGGATCGTCGAGCACACCGGCCCAGAGGTGGCGATGTTCTCCTCCGACTACCCCCACGTCGAGGGTGGACGGAACCCCATGAAGCGCTTCACCGCCAGCCTCGAGGGGCGAAGCGACGCCGAGCGCGACGCCTTCTACCGGGACAACTTCGCCGACCTCATGGGTCCCACCCTCGACCGGGTCGGCATCTCGGCGCCGGTGTAG
- a CDS encoding phosphotransferase, translating to MSTNLVPIPSTIDEVTPAWLASATGLPIETAEITQIGVGIGVSSALFRARLTGGTGCPESVIIKMPALDEAAVFTSTVLRMYIREVRFFEQLAAESPVRVPKGYHGAVDEETSSFVVVMEDMGTMRMVDQLDGMELADAERAVDELAAWHATWWGKPSEGLAAAGTTVSLGDPVYPAVLPFVFAEGWEKVTTGMDVHDAILDVGPRFADAIPGLLAHLSQGPNTVTHGDFRADNILFGPDGSIVLLDFQLIGTGSGAYDLAYFITQSLRSEDASAHERDLFDRWIAGLRAGGVADEDLGRMWEDYRVAALFCLVYPIVASRGMDLDDPRQRNLLDCMNERFVRAVTELDLASLL from the coding sequence ATGTCGACCAACCTGGTCCCGATCCCTTCGACGATCGACGAGGTCACCCCAGCGTGGCTGGCGTCGGCGACCGGCCTGCCGATCGAGACTGCTGAGATCACCCAGATCGGCGTGGGCATCGGGGTCAGCAGCGCCCTCTTCCGGGCCCGGCTCACCGGCGGCACCGGTTGCCCCGAGTCGGTGATCATCAAGATGCCGGCGCTCGACGAGGCGGCGGTGTTCACCTCGACGGTGCTGCGCATGTACATCCGGGAGGTCCGGTTCTTCGAGCAGCTGGCGGCGGAGTCGCCGGTGCGGGTGCCGAAGGGCTACCACGGCGCCGTCGACGAGGAGACGAGCAGCTTCGTGGTGGTGATGGAGGACATGGGCACCATGCGCATGGTCGACCAGCTCGACGGCATGGAGCTCGCCGACGCCGAGCGCGCCGTCGACGAGCTGGCTGCCTGGCACGCCACCTGGTGGGGCAAGCCCTCCGAGGGCCTCGCCGCCGCCGGCACCACCGTGAGCCTCGGTGACCCGGTGTACCCGGCGGTGCTGCCTTTCGTCTTTGCCGAGGGCTGGGAGAAGGTCACCACCGGCATGGACGTCCACGACGCCATCCTCGACGTCGGCCCCCGCTTCGCCGACGCCATCCCCGGCCTCCTCGCCCACCTGAGCCAGGGGCCAAACACCGTGACCCACGGCGACTTCCGGGCCGACAACATCCTCTTTGGTCCCGACGGCTCGATCGTGCTGCTCGACTTCCAGCTCATCGGCACCGGCAGCGGCGCCTACGACCTGGCGTACTTCATCACCCAGAGCCTGCGCTCGGAGGATGCCTCGGCCCACGAGCGCGACCTGTTCGACCGCTGGATCGCCGGGCTGCGCGCCGGTGGCGTGGCCGATGAGGACCTGGGGCGGATGTGGGAGGACTACCGCGTCGCTGCCCTCTTCTGCCTCGTCTACCCCATCGTGGCCAGCCGCGGCATGGACCTCGACGACCCCCGCCAGCGGAACCTCCTCGACTGCATGAACGAGCGCTTCGTCCGGGCGGTGACCGAGCTCGACCTGGCGTCGCTCCTGTAG
- a CDS encoding sulfatase-like hydrolase/transferase, whose amino-acid sequence MTERPRNVVVVLLDSLNRHLLGCYGGDEFETPHLDRFAASSLRFTNHHVGSLPCMPARHDILCGALDFLWKPWGSIEVWEEAVTVPLRRAGVVTKLVTDHPHLFEAGGENYHVDFTAWDYERGHEGDAWRTRPDPSWVGAPSFGRGHSPYDDSRGWFRGEDDFPGPRTMAAAARWLDEEASAEGRWLLFIDEFDPHEPFDTPEPYASMYDPSWEGPKLIWPPYATRVLEKGVLTAEEARQVRAQYGGKLTMIDAWFGRLLDALDRNGFADDTAVVVCTDHGHYLGEHDLFGKPGAPVYEALGHIPLLVRWPGTPAGTRDALTTSVDLHATLCDVFEVSSSHRTHGSSLVPLITGAADHIREWALFGVWGREVHVTDGRLKYARVPSGDNAPISMWSNRWSTMPVHQLPDLRLPAPDDRAWLDRMPGSSVPVIRQPFAPGDMLPYWAFTSFGGNLLFDLADDPAEAEDRSGSSEERQAAELLREALRSVEAPDDQLVRLGLS is encoded by the coding sequence GTGACCGAGCGTCCCCGCAACGTCGTCGTCGTCCTGCTCGACAGCCTCAACCGCCACCTCCTCGGCTGCTACGGGGGCGACGAGTTCGAGACCCCGCACCTCGACCGCTTTGCCGCCTCGTCGCTGCGGTTCACCAACCACCACGTCGGCTCACTGCCGTGCATGCCGGCTCGCCACGACATCCTCTGCGGCGCCCTCGACTTCCTCTGGAAGCCGTGGGGATCGATCGAGGTCTGGGAGGAGGCCGTCACCGTCCCCCTCCGGCGCGCTGGGGTCGTGACCAAGCTGGTGACCGACCACCCCCACCTCTTCGAGGCGGGCGGGGAGAACTACCACGTCGACTTCACCGCCTGGGACTACGAGCGCGGCCACGAGGGCGACGCCTGGCGGACGAGGCCCGACCCGTCGTGGGTCGGCGCCCCGTCGTTCGGTCGCGGCCACTCGCCCTACGACGACAGTCGGGGGTGGTTCCGGGGAGAGGACGACTTCCCCGGCCCGCGCACCATGGCGGCGGCCGCCCGCTGGCTCGACGAGGAGGCGAGCGCGGAGGGCCGCTGGCTGCTGTTCATCGACGAGTTCGACCCCCACGAGCCCTTCGACACGCCCGAGCCCTACGCCTCGATGTACGACCCGTCGTGGGAAGGCCCGAAGCTGATCTGGCCGCCCTACGCCACCCGGGTCCTCGAGAAGGGGGTGCTCACCGCGGAGGAGGCGCGCCAGGTCCGCGCTCAGTACGGCGGCAAGCTCACCATGATCGACGCCTGGTTCGGCCGGCTCCTCGACGCCCTCGACCGCAACGGCTTCGCCGACGACACCGCCGTGGTCGTCTGCACCGACCACGGCCACTACCTCGGCGAGCACGACCTCTTCGGCAAGCCGGGCGCGCCGGTGTACGAGGCGCTCGGCCACATCCCTCTGCTCGTGCGCTGGCCGGGGACGCCGGCCGGCACCCGCGACGCCCTGACCACCAGCGTCGACCTCCACGCCACCCTCTGCGACGTCTTCGAGGTGTCGTCCAGCCACCGGACCCACGGCTCGTCGCTGGTCCCACTGATCACCGGGGCTGCCGACCACATCCGCGAGTGGGCGCTGTTCGGGGTGTGGGGCCGTGAGGTGCACGTGACCGACGGGCGGCTGAAGTACGCCCGCGTCCCATCGGGCGACAACGCGCCGATCTCGATGTGGTCCAACCGCTGGTCCACGATGCCGGTCCACCAGCTTCCCGACCTCCGGCTGCCGGCACCGGACGACCGGGCGTGGCTCGACCGGATGCCGGGGTCGTCGGTCCCGGTGATCCGGCAGCCCTTCGCGCCCGGCGACATGCTCCCGTACTGGGCCTTCACGTCGTTTGGCGGCAACCTCCTGTTCGACCTCGCCGATGACCCGGCCGAGGCCGAGGACCGCTCGGGGTCGAGCGAGGAGCGCCAGGCCGCCGAGCTGCTCCGCGAGGCGCTGCGCAGCGTCGAGGCACCCGACGACCAGCTGGTCCGCCTCGGGCTCTCGTAG
- the xylA gene encoding xylose isomerase, with protein sequence MPAPFFPDVEPVPYLGPDTDDELAYRWYDAGAVVAGRTMAEHLRPAVCYWHSFAWAGNDIFGDGTLDRPWLATSGDLMDHARSKMAAAFEAFEKIGVPFFCFHDRDIAPAGATFRESCANLDAMVDEAAGHMERTGVGVLWGTANLFTHPRYAAGAATNPDPEVFAHAAAQVKHCLEATHRLGGANYVLWGGREGYETLLNTDLRREDAQLARFLHLVVDHKHRIGFEGLILVEPKPAEPTKHQYDRDAATVHAFLERHDLVGEVKLNLEVNHATLAGLSFHHEVAYSVAHGVLGSIDANRGDPQNGWDTDQYPGSVEELSLALYEILRGGGIGTGGFNFDTKLRRQSVDRADLIHAHVGGIDTLARALLVAAGLLEDGDLPGAVDERYAGWERGLGQEILDGKADLASLHELVSRDDIDPAPVSGRQERLENLVNRRIHRPA encoded by the coding sequence ATGCCTGCGCCCTTCTTCCCCGATGTCGAGCCGGTGCCCTACCTCGGCCCCGACACCGACGACGAGCTCGCCTACCGCTGGTACGACGCCGGCGCGGTGGTGGCGGGGCGGACGATGGCCGAGCACCTCCGCCCGGCGGTCTGCTACTGGCACTCCTTCGCCTGGGCTGGCAACGACATCTTCGGCGACGGGACCCTCGACCGACCCTGGCTCGCCACCTCCGGCGACCTCATGGACCACGCCCGGTCCAAGATGGCCGCCGCATTCGAGGCGTTCGAGAAGATCGGCGTGCCGTTCTTCTGCTTCCACGACCGCGACATCGCCCCCGCCGGTGCCACGTTCCGGGAGTCGTGCGCCAACCTCGACGCCATGGTCGACGAGGCCGCCGGCCACATGGAGCGCACGGGCGTCGGCGTCCTCTGGGGCACGGCCAACCTCTTCACCCACCCCCGCTACGCCGCCGGCGCGGCCACCAACCCCGACCCCGAGGTCTTCGCCCACGCCGCCGCCCAGGTGAAGCACTGCCTCGAGGCCACCCATCGCCTCGGCGGGGCCAACTACGTGCTGTGGGGAGGGCGGGAGGGCTACGAGACGCTGCTCAACACCGACCTCCGCCGCGAGGACGCCCAGCTGGCTCGCTTCCTGCACCTGGTCGTCGACCACAAGCACCGCATCGGCTTCGAGGGGCTCATCCTCGTCGAGCCCAAGCCGGCCGAGCCCACCAAGCACCAGTACGACCGCGATGCCGCCACCGTGCACGCCTTCCTCGAGCGCCACGATCTCGTCGGCGAGGTCAAGCTGAACCTCGAGGTCAACCACGCCACCCTGGCCGGCCTCTCGTTCCACCACGAGGTCGCCTACTCGGTCGCCCACGGCGTCCTCGGCAGCATCGACGCCAACCGCGGCGACCCGCAGAACGGCTGGGACACCGACCAGTACCCGGGCAGCGTCGAAGAGCTCAGCCTCGCCCTCTACGAGATCCTCAGGGGAGGCGGCATCGGGACGGGGGGCTTCAACTTCGACACCAAGCTGCGCCGCCAGAGCGTTGACCGGGCCGACCTCATCCACGCTCACGTCGGAGGCATCGACACCCTCGCCCGGGCGCTCCTCGTGGCCGCCGGCCTCCTCGAGGACGGCGACCTCCCCGGTGCCGTCGACGAGCGCTACGCCGGATGGGAGCGCGGCCTCGGCCAGGAGATCCTCGACGGCAAGGCCGACCTCGCTTCGCTCCACGAGCTGGTGAGCCGTGACGACATCGACCCGGCACCGGTGTCGGGTCGTCAGGAGCGACTCGAGAACCTCGTCAACCGGCGCATCCACCGCCCCGCCTGA